From the Streptomyces pluripotens genome, one window contains:
- the narJ gene encoding nitrate reductase molybdenum cofactor assembly chaperone: protein MPSDAVLYQAAALCLTYPDDDLIARLPLLREAAPQLRTFTDYAAITSSQDLAAHYVEVFRAGNRHSLYLSRWYEGDLRRRHLLLVHIEDVYREHGLECSRDELPDFLPAVLELTSRTGDTRLLTEYRGALEGLRARLTGYGTPYACVLDAVSAILPTVCSRPRP from the coding sequence ATGCCCTCGGACGCGGTGTTGTACCAGGCAGCTGCACTGTGCCTGACCTATCCCGACGACGACCTCATCGCCCGGCTGCCGTTGCTGCGCGAAGCCGCCCCACAGCTACGTACGTTCACGGATTACGCGGCCATCACCTCATCTCAGGATCTGGCCGCACACTATGTGGAGGTCTTCCGTGCCGGGAACCGACACAGCCTGTATCTGAGCCGGTGGTACGAAGGCGACCTGCGACGGCGCCACCTGTTGCTGGTCCACATCGAGGATGTCTACCGGGAGCACGGTCTGGAGTGCAGCAGGGACGAACTGCCTGACTTCCTGCCCGCGGTCCTGGAGCTCACCTCGCGGACCGGCGACACCAGACTGCTGACGGAGTACCGCGGCGCTCTGGAGGGACTGCGTGCGCGGTTGACGGGCTACGGCACCCCGTATGCCTGCGTCCTGGATGCGGTATCCGCCATACTGCCGACTGTATGCAGCCGTCCGCGCCCATAA
- a CDS encoding helix-turn-helix domain-containing protein, with protein sequence MSERRAAPTVGQVVLGKRLQELREAAGLGRDEAAQVLRVASATVRRMEMAEVALKIPYVQVLLSTYGVADEEAAAFVRLAEEANQPGWWQRFHDVLPDWFSLYVSLEGAARVIRSYEPHFVPGLLQTEEYARAVLESGTIGQTEPETIERHVSLRMERQRLLECDDPPHLWVIMDETVVSRPVSARAEVMRNQLDRLLEYAERDRVTLQIAEFSAGPHPGTYAPFTLFRFAEPELPDMVFTEYLTGALYLDSRREVAAHLEVLDHMTARAASAQRTKKILREHLANA encoded by the coding sequence GTGAGTGAGCGGCGGGCTGCGCCCACTGTGGGCCAGGTGGTGCTCGGCAAGCGGTTGCAGGAGCTACGCGAAGCGGCGGGCCTCGGCCGCGATGAGGCCGCCCAGGTGCTTCGGGTGGCGTCGGCGACCGTACGGCGTATGGAGATGGCCGAGGTCGCACTGAAGATCCCGTACGTGCAGGTGCTCCTGTCCACCTACGGGGTGGCCGACGAGGAGGCGGCCGCGTTCGTGCGGCTGGCCGAGGAGGCGAACCAGCCGGGCTGGTGGCAACGGTTCCACGACGTACTGCCGGACTGGTTCAGCCTTTACGTGAGTCTGGAGGGCGCCGCCCGGGTCATCCGCTCCTACGAGCCGCACTTCGTGCCCGGTCTGCTGCAGACCGAGGAGTACGCACGGGCAGTGTTGGAGTCCGGAACGATCGGGCAGACCGAGCCGGAGACGATCGAACGGCATGTGTCGCTGCGTATGGAACGGCAGCGGCTGCTGGAGTGCGACGACCCGCCCCATCTATGGGTGATCATGGATGAGACGGTGGTCAGCCGTCCGGTGAGCGCACGTGCCGAGGTCATGCGGAACCAGTTGGACCGGCTGCTGGAGTACGCCGAACGGGACCGGGTCACACTGCAGATCGCCGAGTTCTCTGCGGGCCCTCATCCGGGGACGTACGCGCCGTTCACACTGTTCCGGTTCGCCGAGCCAGAGCTACCCGACATGGTGTTCACCGAGTATCTGACCGGCGCGCTGTATCTGGACTCGCGCCGGGAGGTTGCCGCGCACCTGGAGGTGCTGGACCACATGACGGCCCGGGCGGCTTCCGCGCAGCGCACGAAGAAGATCCTGCGGGAACACCTGGCGAACGCCTGA
- a CDS encoding helix-turn-helix domain-containing protein: MTIAAPGPTSSATVTDKGAGPLLRAWRERRRISQLELALRAESSARHISFVETGRSRPSEKLLLRLAEHLDVPVRERNTLLMAAGYAPRFAETPLDDPALDALRDGMQRLIQGYEPYPALVVDAGYTVVAANRGIAMLLEGVSAELMTPAPNAMRLTLHPLGLAPRIRNLREWRGHLLAQMEREIALYRSGRLRALYEEVSAYPVPGEGGGEEPAEPVPYFALPMRIEHGGRLLSFVSSISTFNTPMDVTVAELAIETFLPADPATAAYLHALAG; encoded by the coding sequence ATGACCATTGCCGCGCCCGGGCCCACCTCGTCCGCCACCGTCACCGACAAGGGCGCCGGTCCGCTCCTGCGCGCCTGGCGGGAGCGGCGCCGGATCTCGCAGTTGGAGCTGGCGCTGCGCGCCGAGTCATCGGCCCGGCACATCAGCTTCGTCGAAACCGGCCGGTCCCGGCCGAGCGAGAAGTTGCTGCTGCGGCTCGCCGAGCATCTGGATGTGCCGGTGCGCGAGCGCAACACCCTCCTCATGGCGGCCGGTTACGCCCCACGCTTTGCGGAGACCCCGCTGGACGACCCGGCGCTGGACGCCCTGCGCGACGGCATGCAGCGCCTCATCCAGGGCTATGAGCCCTACCCCGCGCTGGTGGTCGACGCCGGTTACACCGTCGTGGCCGCGAACCGGGGCATCGCGATGCTGCTGGAGGGGGTGTCAGCGGAGCTGATGACACCGGCGCCGAACGCGATGCGATTGACCCTGCATCCGCTGGGGCTGGCACCGCGTATCCGCAATCTCAGGGAGTGGCGCGGACATCTGCTGGCCCAGATGGAGCGGGAGATCGCCCTGTACCGCTCCGGCCGGCTGCGGGCCCTGTACGAGGAGGTGTCGGCCTACCCGGTACCCGGGGAGGGCGGGGGTGAGGAACCAGCCGAGCCCGTACCGTATTTTGCGCTGCCGATGCGGATCGAGCACGGTGGCCGGCTCCTGTCGTTCGTGTCGTCGATATCCACTTTCAACACGCCGATGGACGTCACGGTCGCCGAACTCGCGATCGAGACATTCCTACCGGCGGATCCTGCGACCGCCGCATACCTGCATGCTCTGGCTGGCTGA
- a CDS encoding 4a-hydroxytetrahydrobiopterin dehydratase, whose translation MAVEPLSQKEIEDRLAELPGWSVEGDRLARSYRLGSHFAAAALVVHIAAVQDELDHHSDLTLGYNTVSLSMNTHSAGGAVTDKDFDLARRVEDIAPGHGAH comes from the coding sequence ATGGCCGTCGAACCGCTGTCGCAAAAGGAGATCGAGGACCGGTTGGCCGAGCTTCCCGGCTGGTCGGTGGAGGGCGACCGGCTCGCCCGCTCCTACCGGCTCGGCTCGCACTTCGCGGCGGCGGCACTGGTCGTACACATCGCCGCGGTCCAGGACGAGCTTGACCACCATTCCGACCTCACCCTCGGCTACAACACCGTGTCCCTCAGCATGAACACCCACAGCGCGGGTGGGGCCGTCACCGACAAGGACTTCGACCTCGCCCGCAGGGTGGAGGACATCGCCCCGGGCCACGGCGCACACTGA
- a CDS encoding class I SAM-dependent methyltransferase translates to MLDYNKEADGYDVSRGGEARAEAATRTLLDLIPDTVGRLLDVACGTGIVTRRLAAARPGLRVTGADLTPAMVRRATARLPGAIVRADSRRLPFRGGAFGAVTTVWLLHLLDDADDVRAIVAECARVLRPGGVYITTVDKAAAHDVGSDIDVVLAPRPRRPAADAAGTVTGHATRCGLQPVGRSVFRGAGQGRSPRETIADLHRGWFTMLPPGDPRTEEFAARLARLPDQNRPRPDPTFSVRAYRKPAAG, encoded by the coding sequence GTGCTGGACTACAACAAGGAAGCCGACGGCTACGACGTCTCCCGCGGCGGGGAGGCCCGCGCCGAAGCGGCCACGCGGACCCTTCTCGATCTGATACCCGACACTGTGGGCCGGCTCCTGGACGTCGCCTGCGGCACCGGGATCGTCACCCGGCGGCTCGCTGCCGCCCGCCCCGGCCTGAGGGTAACCGGCGCGGATCTCACCCCGGCAATGGTCCGTAGGGCGACGGCCCGGCTGCCCGGCGCGATCGTCCGGGCCGACAGCCGCCGCCTGCCCTTTCGCGGCGGGGCCTTCGGCGCCGTCACCACCGTCTGGCTGCTGCACCTGCTGGACGACGCCGACGACGTCCGTGCCATCGTCGCCGAGTGCGCCCGTGTGCTGCGGCCCGGCGGGGTCTACATCACCACCGTTGACAAGGCAGCCGCACACGACGTCGGCAGTGACATCGACGTCGTCCTCGCCCCCCGTCCTCGCCGCCCTGCCGCGGACGCCGCCGGCACCGTCACCGGCCACGCCACCCGGTGCGGGCTCCAGCCTGTCGGCCGGTCCGTGTTCCGCGGTGCCGGACAAGGTCGCAGCCCCCGGGAGACCATCGCCGACCTGCACCGTGGCTGGTTCACCATGCTGCCGCCGGGGGATCCGCGCACCGAGGAGTTCGCCGCGCGCCTCGCCCGCCTCCCGGACCAGAACCGTCCGCGGCCGGATCCGACCTTCAGCGTGCGCGCCTACCGGAAGCCGGCCGCCGGCTGA
- a CDS encoding class I SAM-dependent methyltransferase yields the protein MAHDAHHDTEHRHEQANGRPHGPGHGHDTDMDWNELGPLLETQAELFTPVYERAMAWLAKEVTEPGLIVDAGSGPGVVSCLFAEAFPAARIVAVDSSGPLLERARARAARHGVADRFGTLLGELPGILGELDYPADLLWASQSLHHLGDQRAALAAFAERLAPGGTLALLEGGLPLRFLPRDIGIGRPGLQARLGALQEDWFTRMRAELPGSVAAVEDWPVLLTAAGLTHTRTRSFLLDLPAPATDRARAYVAAALSRLREACGDELDPDDRTTLDRLLDPSDRASVHHRSDTFVLGAYTVHTAVRPG from the coding sequence ATGGCGCACGACGCACACCACGACACCGAACACCGCCACGAGCAGGCCAACGGCCGCCCCCACGGGCCTGGGCACGGGCACGACACGGACATGGATTGGAACGAGCTGGGCCCCCTGCTGGAGACCCAGGCGGAACTGTTCACCCCGGTGTACGAGCGGGCCATGGCATGGCTTGCGAAGGAGGTGACCGAGCCGGGGCTGATCGTCGACGCGGGCAGTGGCCCCGGAGTCGTCTCGTGTTTGTTCGCCGAGGCGTTCCCCGCAGCCCGGATCGTCGCCGTCGACAGCTCCGGGCCGCTGCTGGAACGCGCCCGAGCCCGGGCCGCCCGGCATGGCGTCGCCGACCGGTTCGGCACCCTTCTCGGTGAACTTCCAGGCATCCTTGGGGAGTTGGACTATCCGGCCGATTTGCTCTGGGCAAGTCAGAGCCTGCACCACCTCGGCGACCAGCGGGCCGCCCTCGCTGCGTTCGCCGAGCGGCTGGCCCCCGGCGGTACCCTCGCTCTCCTCGAAGGCGGCTTGCCCTTGCGCTTCCTGCCGCGGGACATCGGCATCGGCCGCCCCGGGCTGCAGGCCCGCCTCGGCGCCCTGCAGGAGGACTGGTTCACCCGGATGCGGGCCGAACTGCCCGGTTCCGTCGCAGCGGTCGAGGACTGGCCGGTGCTGCTGACCGCCGCCGGCCTCACACACACCCGGACCCGTAGCTTCCTCCTCGACCTACCTGCCCCGGCCACCGACCGGGCCCGTGCCTACGTCGCTGCCGCTCTGTCCCGCCTGCGTGAGGCGTGCGGCGACGAACTCGACCCCGATGACCGGACCACGCTCGACCGCCTGCTGGACCCTTCCGACCGGGCGAGCGTGCACCACAGGTCGGACACATTCGTTCTGGGTGCGTACACGGTGCACACGGCGGTGCGGCCGGGCTAG
- a CDS encoding SDR family oxidoreductase, translating into MNDDSPVALVTGGGSGIGAAVARQLLAAGHRVTVTGRSQQRLRDFADGLGNPEELQTVVGDASAFDEIQNAVDRTLTAYGRLDIVVANAGIATHDSVADGDPAGWTEMVLTNVLGPALLIRASVQALKETRGRIVLIGSVAGFVNSPGNIYGATKWAVTGLAENTRRQVTDFGIGVTLVAPGRVETPFWDGRGSLPPGHLLTADQVADSIVWAIRQPAGVDVNTVVVRPLGQPN; encoded by the coding sequence ATGAACGACGACTCTCCGGTCGCGCTCGTCACTGGTGGTGGTAGTGGGATAGGTGCCGCCGTGGCACGTCAGCTCCTGGCTGCAGGGCATCGGGTCACCGTCACCGGACGCTCGCAACAGCGGCTGCGCGACTTCGCTGACGGGCTCGGCAACCCGGAGGAACTGCAGACGGTCGTCGGTGACGCGTCCGCCTTCGACGAAATACAGAATGCTGTCGACCGTACACTCACGGCATACGGTCGACTGGATATCGTTGTCGCCAACGCCGGTATCGCCACCCACGATTCCGTCGCTGATGGCGACCCGGCCGGCTGGACCGAGATGGTGCTCACCAATGTCCTCGGACCTGCCCTGCTCATCAGGGCTTCCGTGCAGGCCCTGAAGGAGACTCGCGGCCGGATCGTCCTCATCGGCAGCGTCGCCGGTTTCGTGAATTCGCCCGGCAACATCTACGGGGCGACCAAGTGGGCGGTCACTGGGCTCGCCGAGAACACCCGGCGCCAGGTGACGGACTTCGGTATCGGGGTGACACTCGTTGCCCCCGGCCGGGTGGAGACCCCCTTCTGGGACGGCCGGGGCAGCCTGCCCCCCGGGCACCTCCTCACCGCGGACCAGGTCGCCGACTCGATCGTCTGGGCCATCCGTCAGCCTGCCGGGGTCGACGTCAACACCGTGGTCGTACGTCCGCTGGGACAGCCCAACTGA
- a CDS encoding aldo/keto reductase, with product MSSKVPPIILNNGVEMPQLGFGVWQVPDAEAERVVTTALESGYRSIDTAAIYGNEEGTGKAIAVSGLPREDIFVTTKLWNSDQGYDSTLRAFDTSLEKLGLDYLDLYLIHWPVPSRGNYIDTYKALEKLHADGRVRALGVSNFLPEHLRRLASETSVIPTVNQIELHPYLQQHAARAFHAEQGIATEAWSPLGQGRGLLEVPALIAIAQKHNRTPAQIVLRWHVQLGNIVIPKSVTPSRIKENIEVFDFSLDDEDLAAVSALNEDRRLGPDPATFDMG from the coding sequence GTGAGCAGCAAGGTCCCCCCGATCATCCTCAACAACGGCGTCGAGATGCCCCAGCTGGGTTTCGGTGTCTGGCAGGTGCCGGACGCCGAGGCCGAGCGAGTCGTCACCACGGCGCTGGAGTCCGGGTACCGCAGCATCGACACAGCCGCGATCTACGGCAACGAAGAAGGCACCGGCAAGGCCATCGCCGTCTCCGGTCTGCCCCGCGAGGACATCTTCGTCACCACCAAGCTCTGGAACAGCGACCAAGGGTACGACTCCACGCTGCGCGCCTTCGACACGTCGTTGGAGAAGCTGGGTCTCGACTACCTCGACCTTTACCTGATCCACTGGCCGGTGCCATCCCGGGGCAACTACATCGACACCTACAAGGCGCTTGAGAAGCTGCACGCCGACGGCCGTGTCCGCGCCCTCGGCGTGTCCAACTTCCTCCCCGAGCACCTGCGGAGGCTGGCTTCCGAGACTTCCGTCATCCCGACGGTCAACCAGATCGAGCTGCACCCGTACCTGCAGCAGCACGCAGCCCGCGCGTTCCACGCGGAGCAGGGCATCGCCACCGAGGCCTGGTCTCCGCTCGGCCAGGGAAGGGGTCTGCTGGAGGTGCCGGCCCTCATCGCGATCGCGCAGAAGCACAACCGCACCCCGGCCCAGATCGTGCTGCGCTGGCACGTCCAGCTCGGCAACATCGTGATCCCGAAGTCCGTGACGCCATCCCGGATCAAGGAGAACATCGAGGTCTTCGACTTCAGCCTGGACGACGAGGACCTCGCGGCCGTCAGTGCGCTCAACGAGGACCGGCGCCTGGGACCCGATCCGGCGACCTTCGACATGGGCTGA
- a CDS encoding AMP-dependent synthetase/ligase, which translates to MQEFTNPPLASVPPVGGLADVVFEHALTDPLHIALGRKDSSGQWRDVTAAEFRDEVLSLAKGLLAHGVRFGDRVAIMSRTRYEWTLFDFALWTIGAQVVPVYPTSSAEQCFWMCYDAEVSAAIVEHEDHAMTIATVIDRLPRLRRLWQLDAGCVQELYDAGAHLDDEVAHRYREAVTPDSAATIIYTSGTTGRPKGCVLSHGNFMFEADTVLQRWEPVFRSGKGDEASTLLFLPLAHVFGRMVEVAAIRGRVRFGHQPELHATALLPDLATFRPTFILAVPYIFEKVLGAARRKAEKEGKSGPFEKAVDVAVKYAEATEAKAWGIGPGPSAGLRMQHQLYDKLVYAKVRAAMGGRIQNAMSGGSAMDRRLGLFFAGAGVQVYEGYGLTESTAAATANPPERTRYGTVGQAIPGVTVHIAGDGEVWLHGGNVFQGYLNNQKATDETLHDGWLATGDLGSLDEDGYLTITGRKKEILVTSGGKSVSPGVLEERVREHPLVNQCIVVGNDRPYIAALVTLDQEAVEHWQQLRGKPGMTPAQLVRDPGLEAEVRRAVVAANTLVSQAESIRTFRILARPFTEENGLLTPSLKLKRKAIELAYTNEVEALYRT; encoded by the coding sequence TTGCAGGAGTTCACCAACCCGCCGTTGGCGTCGGTGCCGCCGGTGGGCGGTCTGGCCGACGTGGTCTTCGAGCATGCGCTGACGGACCCGCTGCACATCGCCCTCGGCCGCAAGGACAGTTCCGGACAATGGCGGGACGTGACCGCCGCGGAGTTCCGCGACGAGGTCCTCTCGCTCGCCAAGGGACTTCTCGCCCACGGCGTCCGCTTCGGGGACCGCGTCGCCATCATGTCCCGCACCCGCTACGAGTGGACCCTGTTCGACTTCGCGTTGTGGACCATCGGCGCCCAGGTCGTGCCCGTGTACCCCACCTCCTCGGCCGAGCAGTGTTTCTGGATGTGCTACGACGCCGAGGTGTCGGCGGCGATCGTGGAGCACGAGGACCACGCCATGACCATCGCCACCGTCATCGACCGACTACCGCGTCTGCGGCGGCTGTGGCAGCTGGACGCGGGCTGTGTGCAGGAGCTCTACGACGCCGGGGCCCATCTGGACGACGAGGTGGCGCACCGGTATCGGGAGGCGGTCACCCCGGACTCGGCCGCCACGATCATCTACACCTCGGGAACCACCGGCCGCCCCAAGGGCTGTGTGCTGTCGCACGGCAACTTCATGTTCGAGGCGGACACCGTGCTCCAGCGGTGGGAGCCGGTGTTCCGTTCCGGGAAGGGCGACGAGGCCTCCACACTGCTGTTCCTGCCACTGGCGCACGTCTTCGGACGCATGGTGGAGGTCGCCGCGATCCGCGGCCGAGTCCGCTTCGGACACCAGCCCGAGCTGCACGCAACTGCACTGCTGCCCGATCTGGCGACCTTTCGGCCGACGTTCATCCTCGCGGTGCCCTACATCTTCGAGAAGGTGTTGGGCGCCGCTCGTCGAAAAGCGGAGAAGGAGGGAAAGTCCGGCCCGTTCGAGAAGGCAGTCGACGTCGCGGTGAAGTACGCGGAGGCCACAGAGGCGAAGGCCTGGGGCATCGGGCCCGGCCCGTCGGCGGGCCTGCGCATGCAGCACCAGCTGTACGACAAACTGGTGTACGCAAAAGTGCGGGCAGCGATGGGCGGCCGTATACAGAATGCGATGTCCGGCGGTTCGGCGATGGACCGCCGGCTCGGGCTGTTCTTCGCGGGCGCCGGAGTGCAGGTCTACGAGGGGTACGGCCTCACCGAGTCGACGGCCGCGGCGACCGCCAACCCGCCCGAACGCACCCGGTACGGGACGGTCGGTCAGGCAATCCCGGGCGTCACGGTGCACATCGCCGGCGACGGGGAGGTCTGGCTGCACGGCGGCAATGTCTTCCAGGGCTACCTCAACAACCAGAAGGCCACCGACGAGACGCTGCACGACGGCTGGCTGGCCACCGGCGACCTGGGTTCCCTGGACGAAGACGGTTACCTGACCATCACCGGCAGGAAGAAAGAGATCCTGGTGACCTCGGGCGGCAAGAGCGTCTCCCCGGGCGTGCTGGAGGAACGGGTCCGCGAGCACCCGCTGGTCAACCAGTGCATCGTCGTCGGCAACGACCGCCCCTACATCGCCGCCCTGGTCACCCTCGACCAGGAGGCGGTCGAGCACTGGCAGCAACTGCGTGGAAAGCCCGGGATGACTCCCGCCCAGCTGGTACGCGATCCGGGCCTGGAAGCGGAAGTGCGGCGGGCGGTCGTCGCCGCCAACACCCTCGTCTCACAGGCCGAGTCGATCCGCACCTTCCGGATCCTCGCCCGGCCGTTCACCGAGGAGAACGGCCTGCTGACACCGTCGTTGAAGCTGAAGCGGAAGGCGATCGAACTGGCGTACACGAACGAGGTCGAGGCCCTGTACCGCACGTGA
- a CDS encoding LysR substrate-binding domain-containing protein, producing the protein MYDPTQLRTFLAVAQLLSFTQAARRLELQQSTVSQHVRRLEDAVGRQLFSRDTHSVELTEDGEAMQGFARRILEVHEQATAFFTGTRVRGRLRFGASEDFVLTRLPEILEGFRHDHPEVDLELTVELSGTLHEHLAAGKLDLVLAKRRPEDPRGALVWRDDLVWIGAERLRLDADRPVPLIVYPPPGITRARALEALERQGRDWRIVCTSGSLNGLTAAARAGLGVMAHSQRLIPPGLVRLPDRTGLPELGKVDFVLVHGRRRAPAEGAANALASAILAGGEQLRRQSG; encoded by the coding sequence GTGTACGACCCGACTCAGCTGCGCACCTTCTTGGCCGTGGCTCAGCTGCTCAGCTTCACTCAGGCTGCCCGCCGTCTGGAGCTGCAGCAGTCCACGGTCAGCCAGCACGTACGCCGTCTGGAGGACGCTGTCGGCCGGCAGCTGTTCTCCCGGGACACCCACTCGGTGGAGTTGACCGAGGACGGCGAGGCGATGCAGGGCTTCGCCCGCCGGATCCTGGAGGTGCACGAGCAAGCGACAGCGTTCTTCACCGGCACGCGCGTGCGCGGCCGGCTGCGGTTCGGGGCCTCCGAGGACTTCGTCCTCACCCGGCTGCCGGAGATCCTTGAGGGCTTCCGCCACGATCACCCCGAGGTCGACCTGGAGCTGACGGTGGAGCTGTCGGGCACCCTGCACGAACACTTGGCCGCGGGGAAGCTCGACCTGGTGCTGGCCAAGCGACGCCCGGAGGATCCCCGCGGCGCACTGGTCTGGCGCGACGACCTGGTGTGGATCGGCGCCGAGCGGCTGCGCCTGGACGCCGACCGGCCCGTCCCGCTGATCGTGTATCCGCCACCCGGCATCACCCGGGCCCGCGCGCTGGAGGCGCTGGAGCGGCAGGGTCGGGACTGGCGCATCGTGTGCACGAGCGGCAGCCTCAACGGGTTGACCGCGGCCGCACGCGCCGGGCTCGGAGTGATGGCCCATTCCCAGCGACTGATTCCGCCCGGACTGGTCCGATTGCCGGACCGAACCGGCCTGCCCGAACTGGGCAAGGTCGACTTCGTCCTCGTCCACGGCCGGCGCCGGGCCCCCGCGGAGGGCGCCGCGAACGCGCTGGCGTCAGCGATCCTGGCCGGCGGGGAGCAGCTGCGGCGGCAAAGCGGCTGA
- a CDS encoding bile acid:sodium symporter family protein, with protein MKRLRWPSWIPIDPYIVLLLGTVGIATLLPARGPAADVASGASTAAIAFLFFLYGARLSTREAVNGLRHWRLHVTVLTCTFVIFPILGLAARGLVPALLTQPLYQGLLFLTLVPSTIQSSIAFTSIARGNVPAAICAGSFSSLAGIVVTPLLAAALLGSSGGGFSAGSLVKIVLQLLVPFLAGQLLRHWLGGFVARHKRVLGLVDRGSILLVVYTAFSEGVTQGIWHQVGLERLAALLVVEAVLLAVMLMLTWYGSKALGFGREDRIAIQFAGSKKSLASGLPMASVLFGAHASLAVLPLMLFHQMQLMVCAVIAKRRAHDPEEAPDGLRESAAAPLRGRASDRALR; from the coding sequence GTGAAACGCCTGCGCTGGCCGAGTTGGATACCGATCGACCCGTACATCGTGCTGCTGCTCGGGACGGTGGGCATCGCCACGCTCCTCCCTGCCCGGGGCCCGGCCGCCGACGTGGCTTCGGGTGCCTCCACGGCCGCCATCGCCTTCCTCTTCTTCCTCTACGGCGCCCGGCTGTCCACCCGGGAGGCAGTGAACGGACTCCGCCACTGGCGGCTTCACGTCACCGTGCTCACCTGTACGTTCGTCATCTTCCCGATACTCGGGCTGGCCGCGCGCGGGCTGGTGCCGGCACTGCTGACCCAGCCTCTGTACCAGGGCCTGCTGTTCCTGACGCTGGTGCCGTCCACGATCCAGTCGTCCATCGCCTTCACCTCGATCGCCCGCGGAAACGTGCCCGCAGCGATCTGTGCGGGCTCCTTCTCCTCCCTCGCAGGCATCGTCGTGACCCCGCTGCTCGCGGCGGCCCTGCTCGGCAGCAGCGGCGGCGGCTTCTCCGCCGGATCGCTGGTGAAGATCGTGCTCCAGCTGCTGGTGCCGTTCCTGGCCGGGCAACTGCTGCGGCACTGGCTCGGCGGGTTCGTCGCCCGGCACAAGAGGGTCCTCGGACTGGTCGACCGCGGCTCGATCCTCCTGGTCGTCTACACCGCCTTCAGCGAGGGCGTGACCCAGGGCATCTGGCACCAGGTCGGCCTTGAACGGCTGGCCGCGCTCCTCGTCGTCGAGGCCGTCCTGCTCGCCGTGATGCTCATGCTGACCTGGTACGGGAGCAAGGCGCTCGGCTTCGGCAGAGAGGACCGGATCGCCATCCAATTCGCCGGTTCGAAGAAGTCCCTCGCCTCCGGACTTCCCATGGCGAGTGTCTTGTTCGGCGCCCATGCCTCCCTGGCCGTGCTGCCGCTGATGCTCTTCCACCAGATGCAGCTGATGGTGTGTGCGGTCATCGCCAAGCGCAGGGCCCACGATCCTGAGGAGGCGCCGGACGGACTGCGTGAGTCAGCAGCCGCCCCGCTCCGGGGACGGGCGTCGGACCGCGCCCTTCGGTGA
- the fdhD gene encoding formate dehydrogenase accessory sulfurtransferase FdhD, with protein sequence MGRVTERRKILRIRDGAVSTRPDTLVAEEPLEIRLNGKPLAITMRTPGDDFALAAGFLVSEGVLATASDLQNIVYCAGATADGSNTYNVVDVKTAPHVTLPTFGLERNVYTSSSCGLCGKASLDAVRTTARWPIADSPPVRVTPELLADLPEQLRAAQRVFDRTGGLHAAALFTEGGQLLDSREDVGRHNAVDKLIGRALRNGSLPLSRTILLVSGRASFELAQKAVMAGIPVLAAVSAPSSLAVDLAAESGLTLVGFLRGGSMNVYAGEDRLSLREAAARG encoded by the coding sequence ATGGGACGAGTCACGGAACGACGCAAGATCCTTCGCATCCGCGACGGAGCCGTCTCCACCCGCCCGGACACCCTCGTCGCCGAAGAGCCCCTGGAGATCCGGCTGAACGGCAAACCCCTCGCGATCACCATGCGCACACCGGGCGATGACTTCGCGCTGGCAGCGGGATTCCTGGTGAGCGAGGGCGTACTGGCTACGGCATCCGATCTGCAGAATATTGTCTACTGTGCGGGAGCGACCGCGGACGGTTCCAACACCTACAACGTGGTCGACGTGAAGACCGCACCACACGTCACCCTGCCGACCTTCGGTCTGGAGCGGAACGTCTACACCTCCTCCTCGTGCGGACTGTGCGGCAAGGCCAGCCTGGACGCTGTGCGCACGACCGCACGCTGGCCGATCGCCGACAGCCCGCCGGTCCGGGTCACTCCCGAGTTGTTGGCCGACCTTCCTGAGCAGCTCCGAGCGGCCCAGCGGGTGTTCGACCGCACCGGTGGCCTGCACGCGGCGGCCCTGTTCACCGAGGGCGGGCAGCTGCTGGACTCAAGGGAGGACGTGGGGCGGCACAACGCGGTCGACAAGCTGATCGGCCGAGCGCTGCGCAACGGCAGCCTGCCGCTGTCCCGGACGATCCTCTTGGTCTCCGGCCGGGCCTCGTTCGAGCTGGCGCAGAAGGCAGTGATGGCGGGCATCCCGGTACTGGCGGCGGTGTCTGCGCCATCATCGCTGGCGGTGGACCTGGCTGCGGAGTCCGGGCTGACGCTGGTGGGCTTCCTGCGGGGCGGCTCGATGAACGTGTACGCCGGCGAGGACCGTCTCTCCCTGCGGGAGGCGGCTGCCCGGGGCTGA